GTGGAGCGGAGCTGCAACAACAGCGCGTTCAGCTCGAGCGCCGACCGCGCGCTGCTCCAGCGCTGGGTCAGCTCGGCGTGGCGCCCGAGGATCGCCTGGCGCGTGGTCGCGTCCTGCTCCGCCTGACCGGCCAGCGCGAGCTGCTGCAGGGCGCGCTGGTCGGCGAAGCGGGCCAGCACCGCCGCCGCTGCCGCGCGCACGCGCGCGTCGGCATCCTTGAAGAGCAGATGTTCGAGCACCTGACGGACCTTCGGGTTCGGCGAGGGGTGCAGGCGCTGGACGGTCTCGACCCGCTGCGACGGCGTCCCGCTTTTGGCCCGGGCGAGGTTGGCCTCGAGCCGCGCGAGCCGCTGTCGCTGCGCCCCTTCGACGGCTCGGAGAACGCTCGCGTCCCCGTCGGTGGCGTGGGCCACCGACAGGCCGATGTCCACCAGCGGATGGTCCACGTCTCCGAAACAGCGGGCCATGGCCGCACGGATCGGCGTGTGCTTGTCCACCCAGAGCAGCCGGACCAGGGCGCGGTAGGCGTTCGGGACCTGAAGCGCGCAGAGCGCGACGCCGGCTTTCAGTCGCACGGCCGGCGAGGCGTCCACCGTGGCCGCTAGCTGGGCCGAGATCCACGCCTCCTGCGAGGGGCTGCGCGCCGCGCCGACTGCTGCTTGCCGGCGCACACCCTCGTCGGAGTCCGTGGTGGCGGCCCTGCGAAGCGCCTCGAAGACGCGCGGCTCGCCGTACGCGCCGAGGACGCGGGCGGCGGCGAGACGCACCGCCGTGGCCCGCTCCGTGGCGAGGACGGTCACGAGCGCCGGTACGGCAGTGGCGGCGTCGCATCCACCGAGCTGCTCTACCACTACGCGGCGGACCTCCGGGTCCTCGTCCGTGACGCGCTGGGCCCGAGCGACGCACGCCGCCCGCGTACGCGAGGTGGAGAGGGCCTTCAGCACCGCGGCGCGCACCCTCCCCGAGCGGTCTGCGGTGAGCAGGCGCTCGTAGAGGGCCTGCACGGCCGGTCGCCCCGCGGGTGCGCCCAGCGTGGCGAGTGCGGCGATCCGGAGCGCCTCGTTCTTGTGCGCCTGCGCGAGCTCGACGAGCGAGGCCTCGCTCGTGGCGGCTGGAAGCTGCGTGAGCGTACGCAGCCCGGCGAGCTGCATCCGCACCTCGGGTTCCGTACGCATGGACCGCAGGATCCAGGGGGTGGTCGCGGGATCCTTGAAGTAGGCCAGCACCTCGAGAGCCGCCCCGCGAACCCGCTCGTCCGGATCCTGGCTCAGCGCGTACTGCGCCACCTCGAGCGTCTTGCGGCCGTAGGACGTGGCCAGGATCCTGAGGGCGTCGGCGCGCACGCTCCAGAAGGGGTCCCGGCTGGCCATATCCCACGCCCGCCGTCGAAGGGCGGCGCTGCGGAGCCGCGCCAGCTGCCGAAGGGCCTTCAGCCGCACGTGGCCATGGGGGTGTGACAAGTAGGTCAGCAGGCGAGCCTCCGACCGCGGCAGCGCAGCTCCGGCAGGCAAGGCGCCGGCCTGTTCGTGGCACCGGACCCGCGCCCCGCGAGAGAAGGCGGCCAGGCCCTTGCGGGTGGCCGGATCCGGATCGCAGGTCGAGGCCACGGTGAGGGCCTGCCGCACGCCCTTGCCCGCGGCGCGCGAGAGCAGGGTCGCAGCGGCCTGCCGCAGGCGGACGTCCGGATCCTCGATCAGCGCCTGGGTCAGCGCCTGTCGCGCGCCGTCGTGCGTCTTGAAGCGCGCGAGGCGTCCCACGGCGGCGAGCCGCGTGGCGGGATCCAGGGCGGAGAGCGCCGCCACCTCCGCCTCTGGTCCAGGTTCGAAGCGCGGCAC
The Deltaproteobacteria bacterium genome window above contains:
- a CDS encoding HEAT repeat domain-containing protein, producing MRKRILIAFLLATPGPAFAQVPRFEPGPEAEVAALSALDPATRLAAVGRLARFKTHDGARQALTQALIEDPDVRLRQAAATLLSRAAGKGVRQALTVASTCDPDPATRKGLAAFSRGARVRCHEQAGALPAGAALPRSEARLLTYLSHPHGHVRLKALRQLARLRSAALRRRAWDMASRDPFWSVRADALRILATSYGRKTLEVAQYALSQDPDERVRGAALEVLAYFKDPATTPWILRSMRTEPEVRMQLAGLRTLTQLPAATSEASLVELAQAHKNEALRIAALATLGAPAGRPAVQALYERLLTADRSGRVRAAVLKALSTSRTRAACVARAQRVTDEDPEVRRVVVEQLGGCDAATAVPALVTVLATERATAVRLAAARVLGAYGEPRVFEALRRAATTDSDEGVRRQAAVGAARSPSQEAWISAQLAATVDASPAVRLKAGVALCALQVPNAYRALVRLLWVDKHTPIRAAMARCFGDVDHPLVDIGLSVAHATDGDASVLRAVEGAQRQRLARLEANLARAKSGTPSQRVETVQRLHPSPNPKVRQVLEHLLFKDADARVRAAAAAVLARFADQRALQQLALAGQAEQDATTRQAILGRHAELTQRWSSARSALELNALLLQLRSTDAAARLQAAVSLGTLKDRRAWGPLQQATKAAERELRYAAVVALATFGDLAVVARAAKGEADATTRSQLIQLNYLRGASPEKLVAALGSDKVEEVRRAVEAAAIRPTERAVPWLARLALSHLDKEIREAAARALVHYEAALAHWAVRTASDHDASKGLRQSLWSLSVLAEGGNS